The Streptomyces cyanogenus DNA segment GACCGTGACCGTGCCGAGCGAGCCCGCGCGGGCCGCCGCGGCCAGCGCCTCGGCTGCCGTACGCAGGCGGGGGTCGTCCGGTGCGGCGGGCCAGGCCAGCAGGGTCTTGCCGCCGCGCTCCATGTACAGCGTCAGCTCACCCTCCACCAGGACGACGAGCGAACCGGCCTTGCGGCCCGGCTTGTGCCCGGCTCCGGTCGGCGGCTCGGGCCAGGGCAGCGCGGAGCCGTAGGCGTTCGCGGGGTCGGCCGCGGCGAGGACCACGGCGCGGGGGTCGGAGGCGAGGGCGCCCGTGCGGCCGTTGCCGTAGCCGCGGTGCGGGGCCGTTCCGTAGGAGGCCGCCGGGCCGTAGGGGGCGGACGAGCCGTAGGAGGCCGACGAGCCTTGGCGGGTGGAGCCGCCGCCGCGGGGGCCGCCGTAGCCGGGGGAGGCGAACGGGTCGGCTAGCTCGCGGGGGGAGGCGTGGCCGTCCTGGGTGGGGGAGTGGTCCTCCGGCGGCCAGGTGAAGTCGCCGTCCAGGCCGGGGTGGGCGAAACCGGCGTCGGCCGCGTCGAAGGCGCCGGGGGAGGCGTGGCCGTGCGGAGTACCGTCCGTGTCGTCGAACGGGTTCGGGAAGGCCGGCTCGGTGAAACCGTTCGCGGCGCCCGGTGCGCCGAAGCCGTTCCGGCCGGCCGGTGCGGGCAGGCCCTCGGCCCGCTCGCGGGCGTTAGCCACCGCGCGGAGGCGGTCCACGGCGCCGTCCATGGCGAACTGCGCCGCGCCCAGCCCCTCGACCACGTAACCGCGCCGGGCCTGACCGCTCTCCTCGAAGACCGACAGCACCCGGTACACCGCGGAGAAGCCGCCCTCGACACCCTCGGCTGCGACCGCGCCGCGGGTGACCACGCCGTGCCGGTCCAGGAGAGTGCGGGCCAGGGCGTGCGCGCGCACGGTGGCGTCGGGCTCGGCCGCGGGCAGCAGGGACCAGCGGCCGGCCACGGTCGGCGGGCCGGTGCGGGAGGCGGTGCGTGCGGCCGCGGTGAGGGAGCCGTAGCGACCGCGCGGGACGGCACGCTTGGCGCGGTGCGCGGTCGAGCCCGCCGTACGACCCGAGCCCAGAAGGGCGCGCATCGGCGCCAGCGTGTCGTTGGTGAGCCGGCCGGACCAGGCCAGGTCCCACAGAGCGTCCGCCAGTTGGGGATCCGTGACCTCGGGGTGCGTGGTCGCCCGGACCTGGTCGGCGATCTGCCGGAAGAACAGGCCGTAGCCCCCGGAGAGGGTGTCGAGGACGGACTGGTGGAGCGCGGTCAGCTCCAGTGGGTGTGGTGCCGGCAGCAGCAGCGGTGCCGCGTCCGCCAGGTAGAGGGAGACCCAGCCGTCCTTGCCGGGCAGGGCGCCCGCGCCGGCCCACACCACCTCGCCGGCGGCGGTCAGCTCGTCGAGCAGGGAGGGCGTGTAGCCGGCGACGCGGGAGGGCAGCACCAGCTTCTCCAACGCGGAGGCCGGCACGGACGCGCCCTGCAACTGCTCGATCGCGCGCACCAGCCCGTCGATCCCCCGCAGCCCATGACCCTTGCCGATGTGCTGCCACTGCGGCAGGAACTGGGCGAGCGCGGCGGGCGGCACCGGCTCCAGCTCGTGCCGCAGGGCCGCCAGGGAACGGCGGCGCAGCCGGCGCAGTACGGCCGCGTCGCACCACTCCTGGCCGATGCCCGCCGGGTGGAACTCGCCCTGTACGACCCGGCCGGCCGCGGCCAGCCGCTGCAGGGCGCCCTCGGTGACCGCCACGCCCAGGCCGAAGCGGGCCGCCGCGGTGGCCGAGGTGAACGGGCCGTGAGTACGGGCGTACCGCGCCAGGAGGTCGCCCAGCGGGTCCTTGACCGGCTCGGTGAACGCCTCGGGCACCCCGACCGGCAGCGCCGTGCCGAGCGCGTCGCGCAGCCGGCCCGCGTCCTCGACGGCCGCCCAGTGGTCGGTCCCCGCGATCCGCACCTTGATCGCCCGCCGGGCCCCGGCCAGCTCCCTCGCCCAGTGGGGGTCCGCGCCCCGCGCGACCAGCTCGGCGTCGGTCAGCGGGCCGAGCAGCCGCAGCACATCGGCGACGCCCTCCACGTCCTTGACCCGCCGGTCCTCGGTGAGCCACTGCAGCTCGCGCTCCAGCTCGGTCAGCACCTCGGCGTCGAGCAGTTCGCGCAGCTCCGCCTGGCCCAGCAGCTCGGCCAGCAGCCGCGAGTCCAGGGACAGCGCGGCGGCGCGCCGCTCGGCCAGCGGGGAGTCGCCCTCGTACAGGAACTGGGCGACGTAGCCGAAGAGCAGGGAGCGGGCGAACGGGGACGGCTGCGGAGTGGTGACCTCGACCAGACGGACCTTGCGGGACTCGATGTCGCCCATCAGCTCGACCAGCCCGGGGACGTCGAAGACGTCCTGGAGGCATTCGCGGACCGCCTCCAGGACGATCGGGAACGAGCCGAACTCGCTCGCCACCTGGAGCAGCTGGGCCGCCCGCTGGCGCTGCTGCCACAGCGGGGTGCGCTTGCCGGGGTTGCGGCGCGGCAGCAGCAGCGCGCGGGCGGCGCACTCGCGGAACCGGGAGGCGAACAACGCCGAGCCGCCGACCTGGTCGGTGACGATCTGGTCGACCTCGCCCTTGTCGAAGACGACGTCGGCCGCGCCGACCGGAGCCTGCTCGCTGTCGTACTCGGTGCCGGCCTTCACCGGCTCCTGGTCGAGCAGGTCCAGGCCCATCAGGTCGGCGTCGGGCAGGCGCAGCACGATGCCGTCGTCGGCGTGCATGACCTGCGCGTCCATCCCGTACCGCTCGGACAGGCGGGCGCCGAGGGCGAGGGCCCAGGGGGCGTGGACCTGGGCGCCGAAGGGAGAGTGGACGACCACCCGCCAGTCGCCCAGCTCGTCCCGGAACCGCTCCACGACGATCGTGCGGTCGTCCGGGACGTGGCCGCAGGCCTCGCGCTGCTCGTCCAGGTACGACAGCACGTTGTCCGCCGCCCACGCGTCCAGGCCCGCCGCCAGCAGCCGCAGCCGCGCGTCGTCCCGGGACAACGAGCCGACCTCGCGCAGGAACGCGCCCACCGCGCGGCCCAGCTCCAGCGGGCGGCCCAGCTGGTCGCCCTTCCAGAAGGGCAGCCGGCCGGGCACGCCCGGCGCCGGCGAGACCAGGACGCGGTCGCGCGTGATGTCCTCGATCCGCCAGGAACTCGTGCCCAATGTGAAGACATCGCCGACGCGGGACTCGTAGACCATCTCCTCGTCCAGCTCGCCGACCCGGCCGCCGCCCTTCTTCGGGTCGGAACCGGCGAGGAAGACGCCGAACAGACCGCGGTCCGGGATCGTGCCGCCGGAGGTGACGGCGAGGCGCTGGGCGCCCGGGCGGCCGGTGATCTCGCCGGTCACGCGGTCCCACACCACGCGCGGGCGCAGCTCCGCGAACGCGTCCGACGGGTAGCGGCCCGCGAGCATGTCGAGGACCGCCGTGAACGCCGACTCGGGCAGCGACGCGAACGGGGCCGCGCGGCGGACCACGGCGAGCAGGTCGTCGAACTGCCAGGTGTCCAGCGCCGTCATGGCGACCAGCTGCTGCGCGAGCACGTCCAGCGGGTTCGCGGGCACCTTCAGGGACTCGATGGAGCCGGTACGCATCCGCTCGGTGACCACGGCCGCCTGGACGAGGTCACCGCGGTACTTGGGGAAGACGACGCCGGTGGAGACGGCGCCG contains these protein-coding regions:
- a CDS encoding ATP-dependent helicase; amino-acid sequence: MVSSAHRALDGFSPATRGWFTGAFSAPTAAQAGAWNAIGAGSDVLVVAPTGSGKTLAAFLAALDQLASTPPPADPRKRCRVLYVSPLKALAVDVERNLRSPLTGIRQESVRLGLPEPEVRVGIRSGDTPAAERRALSTRPPDILITTPESLFLMLTSATRDALTGVETVILDEVHAVAGTKRGAHLALSLERLDELLPKPARRIGLSATVRPVDEVARYLSPRRKVEIVQPESGKEFDLSVVVPVEDMGELGGSPAADAAEGGERPSIWPHVEERIADLVQAHRSTIVFANSRRLAERLCNRLNEIAYERATGETLEEHHSPAQLMGGSGAAQGAPPVIARAHHGSVSKEQRALVEEDLKAGRLPAVVATSSLELGIDMGAVDLVVQVESPPSVASGLQRVGRAGHQVGAVSTGVVFPKYRGDLVQAAVVTERMRTGSIESLKVPANPLDVLAQQLVAMTALDTWQFDDLLAVVRRAAPFASLPESAFTAVLDMLAGRYPSDAFAELRPRVVWDRVTGEITGRPGAQRLAVTSGGTIPDRGLFGVFLAGSDPKKGGGRVGELDEEMVYESRVGDVFTLGTSSWRIEDITRDRVLVSPAPGVPGRLPFWKGDQLGRPLELGRAVGAFLREVGSLSRDDARLRLLAAGLDAWAADNVLSYLDEQREACGHVPDDRTIVVERFRDELGDWRVVVHSPFGAQVHAPWALALGARLSERYGMDAQVMHADDGIVLRLPDADLMGLDLLDQEPVKAGTEYDSEQAPVGAADVVFDKGEVDQIVTDQVGGSALFASRFRECAARALLLPRRNPGKRTPLWQQRQRAAQLLQVASEFGSFPIVLEAVRECLQDVFDVPGLVELMGDIESRKVRLVEVTTPQPSPFARSLLFGYVAQFLYEGDSPLAERRAAALSLDSRLLAELLGQAELRELLDAEVLTELERELQWLTEDRRVKDVEGVADVLRLLGPLTDAELVARGADPHWARELAGARRAIKVRIAGTDHWAAVEDAGRLRDALGTALPVGVPEAFTEPVKDPLGDLLARYARTHGPFTSATAAARFGLGVAVTEGALQRLAAAGRVVQGEFHPAGIGQEWCDAAVLRRLRRRSLAALRHELEPVPPAALAQFLPQWQHIGKGHGLRGIDGLVRAIEQLQGASVPASALEKLVLPSRVAGYTPSLLDELTAAGEVVWAGAGALPGKDGWVSLYLADAAPLLLPAPHPLELTALHQSVLDTLSGGYGLFFRQIADQVRATTHPEVTDPQLADALWDLAWSGRLTNDTLAPMRALLGSGRTAGSTAHRAKRAVPRGRYGSLTAAARTASRTGPPTVAGRWSLLPAAEPDATVRAHALARTLLDRHGVVTRGAVAAEGVEGGFSAVYRVLSVFEESGQARRGYVVEGLGAAQFAMDGAVDRLRAVANARERAEGLPAPAGRNGFGAPGAANGFTEPAFPNPFDDTDGTPHGHASPGAFDAADAGFAHPGLDGDFTWPPEDHSPTQDGHASPRELADPFASPGYGGPRGGGSTRQGSSASYGSSAPYGPAASYGTAPHRGYGNGRTGALASDPRAVVLAAADPANAYGSALPWPEPPTGAGHKPGRKAGSLVVLVEGELTLYMERGGKTLLAWPAAPDDPRLRTAAEALAAAARAGSLGTVTVERINGTQALTSPIGTLLEAAGFVATPRGLRLRA